A genomic stretch from Dyella sp. M7H15-1 includes:
- a CDS encoding riboflavin synthase has product MFTGIVQSMGRIVRLEPRGGDVRLHVDTAGLDLSDVQSGDSIAVSGVCLTAVTLATHGFAADVSNETLSLTTLGKHKAGDPVNLEKALRLADRLGGHLVSGHVDGVGKVVSVTPDSRSQRWTFEVPTQLARYIASKGSICIDGTSLTVNEVNGNRFGVNLIPHTVEHTTFYTRRAGDAVNIEVDVVARYVERLITGQEASRIDETFLKQHGFA; this is encoded by the coding sequence ATGTTTACCGGTATTGTTCAAAGCATGGGCCGCATCGTGCGGCTTGAGCCACGCGGTGGCGATGTGCGCCTGCATGTCGATACGGCGGGTTTGGATCTTTCCGATGTGCAATCGGGCGACAGCATTGCCGTTTCCGGCGTGTGCCTTACGGCGGTAACGCTGGCGACGCATGGTTTTGCTGCCGACGTATCCAATGAAACCCTGTCGCTGACGACACTGGGCAAGCACAAGGCCGGCGATCCGGTGAATCTGGAAAAAGCCTTGCGTTTGGCCGATCGCCTTGGCGGACACCTCGTGTCTGGTCATGTCGACGGCGTCGGCAAGGTGGTGTCCGTGACACCGGACAGCCGCTCGCAGCGCTGGACCTTCGAAGTGCCCACCCAGCTTGCCCGCTATATCGCATCCAAGGGTTCGATCTGCATCGACGGCACCAGCCTTACCGTCAACGAAGTCAACGGCAACCGCTTCGGCGTGAACCTCATTCCGCACACGGTGGAACATACGACTTTCTACACGCGCCGGGCTGGTGATGCGGTGAATATCGAGGTGGACGTCGTGGCGCGTTACGTCGAGCGGTTGATTACAGGCCAAGAGGCTTCGCGTATCGATGAAACATTTTTGAAGCAGCACGGCTTCGCGTAA
- the ribD gene encoding bifunctional diaminohydroxyphosphoribosylaminopyrimidine deaminase/5-amino-6-(5-phosphoribosylamino)uracil reductase RibD: MAQALRLAERGLYTTQPNPRVGCVIAQDGRVLGQGWHERAGQPHAEIFALREAGEPARGATAYVTLEPCAHHGRTPPCVDALVAAGVARVVIAAEDPFPQVDGRGVERLRAAGIAVETGLLHEAARELNIGFFSRIERRRPWVRVKLAMSLDGRTALADGESRWITGEAARADVQRWRARSSVVLTGSGTVLADNPRLTVRLRQESFTPPLRVVLDRHLRTPVGSHVLDGQTPTLVMHAAAAKVTDNRFDQVERVVMAERDAALDLHAVLALLVQRGCSELHVEAGPTLCGALFAEGLADELLLYVAPLMLGDGARPLLHLPTLTDMTKCWSLRCIDQRQVGHDWRLQLRAATS, from the coding sequence ATGGCACAAGCCCTGCGCCTGGCCGAACGTGGCCTTTACACCACGCAGCCCAATCCTCGGGTCGGCTGTGTCATCGCGCAAGACGGGCGGGTGTTGGGGCAGGGTTGGCACGAGCGTGCCGGCCAGCCGCACGCCGAGATCTTCGCCTTGCGCGAAGCGGGCGAGCCGGCGCGTGGTGCGACGGCATACGTGACGCTGGAACCTTGCGCCCACCACGGCCGTACGCCGCCATGTGTCGATGCACTGGTTGCCGCGGGTGTCGCACGGGTGGTGATCGCCGCCGAAGATCCGTTTCCGCAAGTGGACGGCCGCGGCGTCGAAAGGCTGCGCGCTGCCGGTATTGCTGTTGAAACAGGTTTGCTGCACGAGGCAGCACGCGAGCTCAACATCGGTTTTTTCAGTCGTATCGAGCGGCGCCGGCCATGGGTGCGGGTCAAGCTGGCGATGAGTTTGGATGGCCGTACCGCGCTGGCCGATGGTGAATCGAGATGGATTACCGGTGAAGCTGCGCGTGCTGATGTGCAGCGATGGCGTGCGCGCAGTTCGGTCGTTCTCACCGGTAGCGGCACCGTGCTGGCAGACAATCCCCGCTTGACGGTTCGTCTTCGGCAAGAATCGTTCACACCACCGTTGCGTGTAGTGTTGGACCGGCACCTGCGCACACCGGTAGGCAGCCATGTGCTGGATGGCCAAACGCCAACCTTGGTGATGCATGCCGCGGCGGCAAAAGTCACAGATAACCGTTTCGACCAAGTCGAGCGCGTTGTTATGGCCGAACGCGATGCCGCCCTCGACCTGCATGCGGTGCTTGCCCTGTTGGTCCAGCGCGGTTGCAGCGAATTGCATGTCGAGGCCGGCCCGACGCTTTGCGGCGCGTTGTTTGCCGAGGGGCTGGCGGACGAGCTGCTGCTGTATGTCGCGCCGCTTATGCTGGGTGACGGCGCCCGTCCGCTGCTGCATCTGCCGACACTGACCGACATGACCAAGTGCTGGTCGCTGCGTTGCATCGATCAGCGCCAGGTTGGTCATGACTGGCGCCTGCAACTGCGTGCCGCTACGTCATAG
- a CDS encoding glycoside hydrolase family 3 C-terminal domain-containing protein, whose translation MKIKDLPCGCVPIRAIGLSVLTLVCVSSAFAQQSTAASSSLSPDQRADQLVKRMSLQDMHQLVQTYNTMGGQKMPDSIGTAGYVPALTKLAVPALQENDAGIGVQNYPTDLKKNGQPNHVRGEQGNTTPLPSTLGLAATWNPQIAYDGGRMIAGEAHAQGINVLLAGGINLTREPRSGRTFEYLGEDPLLASRIDGGEMRGIQSQHVISTIKHYALNDQETHRTTVSSDIDERAMRESDLLAFELAIEDGHPGSVMCGYNKVNGVWDCSNSHLLNDILKGDWKYPGWVMTDWGSDHGAMDAMAGVDQVSGIDPVSGLSLGTRFNSFGEPLLQAMAKGTVPRSRLQDMVHRILRSMYAVGLFEHPPVIKPLDVEADARVSQHAAEQAIVLLKNDQAQLPLQVGIKTIALIGGHADVGVLSGGGSAQVWPIGGPAIPAVKGPDWQWKVYDPSSPMKALQKLLPNAKMVYDDGSDSAKAAALAKSSDLAIVFATQWTCEGIDQPDLALPDKQDGLIDAVAAANPHSVVVLENGGPVKMPWLSKVSVVVEAWYPGARGGEAIANVLAGKVNPSGRLPVTFPQNEQQLPRPVITNAQSVDYNIDGASVGYKWYDLKKLQPLFPFGFGLSYSKFGYSDLHVSSDGDHVTVSFKVTNLGSRAGMDTPQVYVGMLADSGEAPRRLAGFEKVPLQPGQSHAVTATIDPRLLATFDVQGHQWQVAAGSYPIHIGHSSRDFELNGKANVTAATIAP comes from the coding sequence ATGAAGATCAAGGATCTGCCGTGCGGTTGCGTGCCCATCCGCGCGATAGGTTTGTCGGTGCTCACACTGGTGTGTGTTTCCAGCGCTTTCGCGCAACAGTCCACGGCGGCATCGTCGTCGCTCAGTCCTGATCAACGTGCGGATCAGCTCGTCAAGCGCATGTCGCTGCAAGACATGCATCAGCTGGTGCAGACCTACAACACCATGGGCGGACAAAAGATGCCGGACAGCATCGGTACCGCGGGCTATGTGCCCGCGCTGACGAAGCTGGCCGTCCCCGCGCTGCAAGAAAACGACGCTGGCATCGGAGTACAAAATTACCCTACCGACCTCAAGAAGAATGGCCAGCCGAATCATGTGCGTGGCGAGCAAGGCAACACCACGCCGCTGCCCTCCACGCTGGGCCTGGCCGCCACCTGGAATCCGCAGATTGCCTATGACGGCGGCCGCATGATTGCCGGAGAAGCGCATGCGCAAGGTATCAACGTGCTACTGGCGGGTGGCATCAACCTGACGCGCGAGCCGCGCAGCGGCCGCACGTTCGAATACCTCGGCGAAGATCCGCTGCTGGCTTCCCGCATCGATGGGGGCGAGATGCGTGGCATCCAATCGCAGCACGTCATCTCGACCATCAAACACTATGCGCTGAACGATCAAGAGACTCATCGCACCACGGTCAGTTCCGACATCGACGAGCGTGCGATGCGCGAATCGGATCTGCTTGCCTTTGAGCTGGCCATCGAAGACGGCCATCCTGGTTCGGTGATGTGTGGTTACAACAAGGTCAATGGCGTATGGGATTGCTCCAATAGTCACCTGTTGAATGACATTCTCAAGGGTGACTGGAAGTATCCCGGCTGGGTGATGACGGATTGGGGCAGCGATCACGGCGCGATGGATGCCATGGCCGGCGTCGATCAGGTCTCCGGCATTGATCCCGTCAGCGGCTTGAGCCTCGGTACCCGCTTCAACAGTTTCGGAGAGCCGCTGCTGCAGGCCATGGCAAAGGGCACGGTTCCGCGCAGCCGTTTGCAGGATATGGTGCATCGTATCCTGCGTTCGATGTATGCCGTGGGCCTGTTCGAGCATCCGCCAGTGATCAAGCCGTTGGATGTGGAAGCGGATGCACGGGTATCGCAGCATGCGGCCGAACAGGCCATCGTGTTGCTGAAAAACGACCAGGCACAATTGCCGCTTCAGGTAGGTATCAAAACGATCGCCCTCATTGGTGGTCATGCGGATGTAGGCGTGTTGTCGGGCGGCGGTTCGGCACAGGTGTGGCCGATCGGCGGGCCGGCGATTCCGGCTGTAAAGGGGCCGGACTGGCAGTGGAAGGTCTACGACCCTTCTTCGCCGATGAAGGCACTGCAGAAGCTGCTGCCAAACGCAAAGATGGTGTATGACGATGGTAGCGATTCCGCCAAGGCGGCCGCGCTGGCCAAGTCTTCAGACCTCGCCATAGTGTTCGCCACTCAGTGGACCTGCGAAGGCATCGATCAGCCGGACCTTGCCTTGCCTGACAAGCAGGACGGCCTGATCGATGCCGTGGCCGCCGCCAACCCGCATAGCGTGGTAGTGCTGGAAAACGGTGGGCCGGTGAAGATGCCGTGGCTGTCGAAAGTCAGCGTGGTGGTGGAAGCGTGGTATCCCGGTGCGCGTGGCGGCGAGGCGATTGCCAATGTGCTAGCCGGCAAGGTAAATCCATCGGGCCGCTTGCCGGTCACCTTCCCACAGAACGAACAGCAATTGCCGCGTCCGGTCATCACCAACGCGCAGAGCGTTGACTACAACATCGATGGTGCGTCAGTCGGCTACAAGTGGTACGACTTGAAGAAGTTGCAGCCGTTGTTCCCGTTCGGCTTTGGTCTGTCGTACAGCAAATTCGGCTACAGCGATTTGCATGTGAGCAGTGACGGCGACCATGTCACGGTGAGTTTCAAGGTCACCAATCTGGGTAGCCGTGCCGGCATGGATACGCCGCAGGTCTATGTCGGCATGCTGGCGGACAGCGGCGAAGCGCCCCGTCGCCTGGCCGGATTCGAGAAGGTGCCGCTGCAACCGGGGCAAAGCCACGCAGTCACCGCCACTATCGATCCACGCCTGCTCGCCACCTTCGATGTGCAGGGTCACCAGTGGCAGGTGGCGGCGGGCAGCTATCCCATCCATATCGGGCATTCGTCGCGGGATTTTGAGTTGAATGGCAAGGCGAATGTAACCGCGGCAACTATCGCGCCTTGA
- the ribBA gene encoding bifunctional 3,4-dihydroxy-2-butanone-4-phosphate synthase/GTP cyclohydrolase II, producing the protein MAFNTIPEILEDIRAGRLVVILDDEDRENEGDLIMAAQMVRPEDINFMVREARGLVCLTLTEQRTRQLGLRPMVSDNTSPYHTNFTVSIEAAEGVTTGISAHDRAHTIQVAVKTDAKPQDLSQPGHIFPLTAQPGGVLTRAGHTEAGCDLAALAGLEPAAVLIEVLHEDGSMARRPELEMFAQKHGLKMGSIADLIRYRLETEKTVKRVYEESVQTEFGPFRLVAYRDAIRHGLHFALVRGQVDDGAPVLSRVHVRNTLSDVLHLQRDDLGMTVTSALRRIADEGRGVLLVLSGEDTPDALLRRLSRQPAQQAPEEVQQQEWRQHGLGAQILTDLGVHRLRVLGTPRKMVGLAGFGLEVVEHAE; encoded by the coding sequence ATGGCATTCAATACCATCCCCGAAATCCTCGAAGACATCCGCGCTGGCCGCCTGGTGGTGATCCTCGACGACGAAGATCGCGAGAACGAAGGCGATCTGATCATGGCCGCACAGATGGTGCGGCCCGAGGACATCAACTTCATGGTGCGCGAGGCGCGTGGCCTGGTTTGCCTCACGCTGACTGAACAGCGCACGCGCCAGCTTGGCCTGCGCCCGATGGTGAGCGATAACACCTCGCCATATCACACCAACTTCACCGTTTCGATTGAAGCTGCCGAAGGCGTTACCACGGGTATTTCCGCGCACGATCGCGCCCACACCATCCAGGTGGCGGTGAAAACGGATGCGAAACCGCAGGACTTGTCGCAGCCGGGCCACATCTTTCCGCTCACTGCGCAGCCGGGCGGCGTGCTTACGCGCGCGGGCCATACCGAAGCCGGTTGCGATCTGGCCGCGCTGGCGGGATTGGAGCCCGCCGCGGTGTTGATCGAAGTGCTGCACGAAGATGGCTCGATGGCGCGCCGCCCCGAATTGGAAATGTTCGCCCAAAAGCACGGGCTGAAGATGGGTTCGATCGCCGACCTGATCCGTTATCGCCTGGAAACGGAGAAGACGGTCAAGCGCGTCTACGAAGAAAGCGTGCAGACCGAGTTCGGTCCGTTCCGCCTGGTGGCCTATCGCGATGCCATTCGACACGGTCTGCATTTTGCCTTGGTGCGAGGGCAGGTGGACGATGGCGCCCCGGTGCTTTCGCGCGTGCATGTGCGCAACACGCTGTCCGATGTGTTGCACTTGCAGCGTGATGATCTTGGCATGACCGTGACGTCGGCACTCCGCCGCATCGCCGATGAGGGGCGTGGCGTGCTGCTGGTGTTGTCCGGCGAAGATACGCCGGATGCACTGCTGCGTCGTCTCAGTCGGCAGCCGGCACAGCAGGCCCCCGAGGAAGTGCAGCAACAGGAGTGGCGCCAGCATGGTCTTGGTGCGCAGATCCTCACTGATCTGGGCGTGCATCGCCTGCGTGTGCTGGGCACCCCGCGCAAGATGGTAGGTTTGGCGGGTTTCGGGCTGGAGGTGGTGGAGCACGCGGAGTAA